A stretch of the Channa argus isolate prfri chromosome 9, Channa argus male v1.0, whole genome shotgun sequence genome encodes the following:
- the trim63b gene encoding E3 ubiquitin-protein ligase TRIM63 has protein sequence MDVQRTGSMVQPPSPMDSLEKQLSCPICLDMFTKPVVILPCQHNLCRSCASDLYDSRNPYRFAGGVFRCPTCRFEVMLDRHGVHGLQRNLLVENIIDLYKQQQEGSGNSTETTLKPKESKEPKCQEHEDEKINIYCVTCQTPTCSMCKVFGQHKDCEVAPLASVYETQKGELSNAIDTLMSSNGRLQALLNQMEDACRAVQENAQRAKQGLAERFDLLYAVLEERKAILLEQIGKEQDEKVEALRALAQRYGERLQASSELTDTAVRALEQNGAAEFLLASKGLIIKTKDAAKCSLKEERPEPGFEKMDHFTLSTEHVEAVLTKMDFRISDDDEFEDAEEEEEEEE, from the coding sequence ATGGATGTCCAGAGGACAGGATCTATGGTTCAGCCCCCTAGCCCTATGGACAGTCTGGAGAAGCAGCTGAGCTGCCCTATCTGCCTGGACATGTTCACTAAACCTGTGGTCATCCTGCCGTGCCAGCACAACTTGTGTCGTAGTTGTGCCAGTGATCTATATGACTCACGCAACCCATACCGTTTTGCTGGTGGTGTCTTTCGCTGTCCTACCTGCCGCTTTGAGGTTATGCTTGACCGTCATGGTGTGCACGGTCTCCAGCGCAACCTCTTGGTAGAAAATATAATTGACCTATATAAGCAGCAACAAGAAGGCAGTGGCAATAGTACGGAGACCACTCTGAAGCCTAAAGAATCCAAAGAGCCAAAGTGCCAAGAACACGAGGATGAGAAAATCAACATCTATTGTGTGACTTGCCAAACACCCACCTGCTCCATGTGCAAAGTCTTTGGTCAGCATAAGGACTGTGAAGTGGCCCCCTTAGCAAGTGTTTACGAAACCCAGAAAGGCGAACTAAGTAATGCTATTGACACCCTGATGTCAAGCAATGGACGCCTACAGGCCCTTCTCAACCAGATGGAAGATGCCTGCCGTGCTGTGCAGGAAAATGCCCAGCGTGCTAAGCAAGGGCTAGCTGAACGCTTCGACCTGTTATATGCTGTCCTCGAAGAGCGCAAGGCCATCCTGCTAGAACAGATCGGTAAAGAGCAAGACGAAAAAGTGGAAGCTCTGCGGGCACTGGCTCAGCGTTATGGCGAACGACTGCAGGCTAGCTCAGAGCTCACAGACACAGCTGTGAGAGCATTGGAGCAGAATGGCGCTGCTGAATTTTTGTTAGCCTCCAAAGGCCTTATTATAAAGACCAAAGATGCAGCCAAATGCTCACTGAAGGAGGAAAGACCAGAGCCAGGCTTTGAGAAGATGGACCACTTCACTTTGTCGACAGAGCATGTTGAAGCAGTCCTGACAAAAATGGACTTTCGAatttctgatgatgatgaatttGAAGAtgccgaggaggaggaggaggaggaggaataa